Genomic window (Mycoplasma leachii PG50):
ATTAACGTTTTGAGTATTGAGGTGCTCTACGTGCTCCACGTAAACCATATTTTTTACGTTCTTTAATACGAGCATCACGAGTTAATAACCCTTGATCTCTTAATAATTTTCTATAATCTTCACTAGCTTGTAATAAAGCTCTAGCAATACCTAATCTAGTTGCACCTGCTTGACCTGTAAACCCACCACCAATTACTTTAACAATAATATCAAAATCTTTTAAAGTATTAGTTGCTACTAATGGTTGTTCTAAATCTTGAACTAAAGTAGCATATGGGAAAAATTCTAATGCTGGTTTTCCATTTACTGTAATCAAACCTGAACCAGGAGTTAAAATAACTTGAGCAATTGAAGATTTTCTTCTACCAGTTCCTCTGTAAATAACTTTATCTTTAAACATTATTTAACATCTCCTTTTTTAGTTGAAATTTCTAAAACTTCAGGTTTTTGTGCAGCATATGGATGTTCAGATCCTTTAAATACATGTAAAGCTCTATATTGATTTGAACCTTGAACATTTTTTGGAAGCATTAATCTAATAGCTCTTT
Coding sequences:
- the rpsI gene encoding 30S ribosomal protein S9 gives rise to the protein MFKDKVIYRGTGRRKSSIAQVILTPGSGLITVNGKPALEFFPYATLVQDLEQPLVATNTLKDFDIIVKVIGGGFTGQAGATRLGIARALLQASEDYRKLLRDQGLLTRDARIKERKKYGLRGARRAPQYSKR